From a region of the Malaclemys terrapin pileata isolate rMalTer1 chromosome 20 unlocalized genomic scaffold, rMalTer1.hap1 SUPER_20_unloc_4, whole genome shotgun sequence genome:
- the EPS8L1 gene encoding epidermal growth factor receptor kinase substrate 8-like protein 1 — MSSSGSEVSKPSAREIYEQRKKYSNFIMADVSQYTVNHLVTFPVGEAVELRSVEDAVRKVAAMESQGQVWAQEMLLQVTGSAIRLLDVHSKEELESYGLAGMLRCEAVLPGARAHSLLLLVCQEPQQTQPDAHFFQCAHIGAEAIREDINSALLDFKSGSNAQRKEALRANQEMMQKGVPPPPGGTGPRPPPPHRKVVITPSATLNEMETQSQGGAADPSDTGALRTERDVELLNRIFDDIEAFVGKLQKSAEAFRILEQLKRSGRGRRREPGEGLLTLRARPPAMEEFEDTLAKMKYSFSLLARLQSNISNPTSEELVHFLFGPLKMVVESSGGPEFASEIRSPMLTLEAVTLLRGCLGAQETKLWGSLGDNWTRPRVEFPGDYATPYTLTFQSGWVPPRLGPDGQPWEDPVETQHRHEVRRAQQSAPPIEANGHRQTEDGRLVSCKYDFVARNSNELSVLQGELLEVLDDTKKWWKVQNRSGQQGYVPFNILSPLPATQNRGPGDLLNGTDSTGSSPRQTRAPGPPGLPALKKKVPAPNGTQWNGSEGLGLDPNERERLNEELLQRLAAGRGAPAKPFLVHRTPDTAVPLDHDSDPAQVQAWLEAKGFEPLTVSTLGVLNGSQLFSLCKAEFQAVSPEEGARVYSQVTVHKAMLEDFKKTSELEAVMEKRKRKSEGKTEASRS; from the exons ATGAGCTCCTCAGGCAG TGAGGTCTCCAAGCCCAGCGCCAGGGAGATCTACG agcagaggaagaaatattCCAACTTCATCATGGCCGACGTCTCCCAATACACCGTCAAC cacctggtgACGTTCCCAGTGGGGGAGGCGGTGGAGCTGCGCTCGGTGGAGGACGCCGTGCGCAAAGTGGCCGCCATGGAGAGCCAGGGCCAGGTCTGGgcccaggagatgctgctgcaggtCACTGGGTCGGCCATCAGACTGCTCGACGTCCACTCCAAG GAGGAGCTGGAGAGCTACGGGCTGGCGGGGATGCTGCGCTGCGAGGCCGTGCTACCCGGCGCCCGCGCCCACTCCCTGCTGCTCCTCGTGTGCCAGGAGCCCCAGCAGACCCAGCCCGACGCCCACTTCTTCCAGTGCGCCCACATCGGG gcggAGGCGATCCGGGAGGATATTAACAGTGCCCTGCTGGACTTCAAATCGGGAAGCAACGCTCAGCGGAAAGAAGCGCTCAG AGCAAACCAGGAGATGATGCAGAAGGGGGTACCACCACCCCCGGGGGGGACAGgcccccggcccccaccccctcacaggaAGGTGGTGATCACCCCCTCAGCCACTCTGAATGAGATGGAGACGCAGAGTCAGGGAGgcgcag CTGACCCCTCGGACACAGGCGCGCTGCGGACTGAGCGTGATGTG GAGCTGCTGAACCGGATCTTCGACGACAtcgaagctttcgtgggcaaactGCAGAAATCAGCCGAGGCCTTTCGGATCCTGGAGCAGCTGAAACGGTCGGGCCGGGGGCgccgccgggagccggggg aggggctgctgaCCCTGCGGGCCCGGCCACCCGCCATGGAAGAGTTCGAGGACACCCTGGCCAAGATGAAATATTCCTTCAGCCTCCTG gcaagACTCCAGTCAAACATCTCAAATCCCACTTCGGAGGAGCTGGTTCACTTCCTGTTTGGCCCCCTGAAAATG gtgGTGGAGTCGTCGGGGGGCCCAGAGTTTGCCAGTGAGATCCGCTCCCCCATGCTGACCCTGGAGGCCGTCACCCTGCTGCGGGGCTGCCTGGGGGCCCAGGAGACCAAGCTGTGGGGCTCGCTGGGTGACAACTGGACCCGGCCCCG GGTGGAGTTCCCCGGGGACTACGCCACCCCTTATACCCTGACCTTCCAAAGCGGTTGGGTCCCGCCCCGCCTGGGCCCCGATGGGCAGCCCTGGGAGGATCCGGTGGAGACCCAGCACCGGCATGAAGTGCGCCGGGCGCAG CAATCGGCTCCTCCAATCGAAGCCAATGG ccacagacagacagaagacGGCAGGCTTGTGAGCTGCAAGTATGACTTTGTAGCCAGGAACAGCAATGAACTGTCTGTCCTGCAGGGGGAGCTTCTGGAG GTGCTGGACGACACCAAGAAGTGGTGGAAGGTTCAGAACCGCTCCGGCCAGCAGGGCTACGTCCCCTTCAACAtcctcagcccactgccggccacCCAGAACCGAGGCCCGGGAGACCTGCTCAACGGCACCGACAGCACCGGCTCCAGCCCCCGCCAGACCAGAGCCCCG GGCCCCCCAGGCCTGCCGGCTCTGAAGAAAAAGGTCCCAGCCCCGAATGGGACCCAGTGGAACGGCTCCGAGGGGCTTGGCCTAGACCCCAATGAGAGAG AGCGGCTGAACGAGGAGCTGCTGCAGCGCCTGGCGGCCGGCCGGGGCGCCCCCGCCAAGCCCTTCCTGGTGCACCGGACGCCGGACACGGCGGTGCCGCTGGACCACGACTCCGACCCCGCCCAGGTCCAGGCCTGGCTGGAGGCCAAGGGCTTCGAGCCCCT GACGGTGAGCACCCTGGGGGTGCTGAACGGGTCCCAGCTCTTCTCGCTGTGCAAAGCCGAGTTCCAGGCCGTCAGCCCCGAGGAAGGAGCCAGAGTCTACAGCCAGGTCACCGTACACAAGGCCATGCTGGAG GACTTTAAGAAAACCTCTGAACTGGAAGCCGTGATGGAGAAACGGAAGAGGAAATCGGAGGGCAAGACAGAAGCATCCCGCTCGTGA
- the CDC42EP5 gene encoding cdc42 effector protein 5: MPILKQSPISQSKKRSRIGRDMISAPLGDFRHTMHVGRGGDVFGDTSFLSNHGGPKANGLPPATEALAPAQSPSRLSGSSSSPADLGGGPGALDLPPAGWEGELQHAESLFSFELDLGPSILDEVLGVMDKGGEQPWSEDVRAERPVGGQGLGHGAASQAGEEEEEEEEEEEEEEEEGTGHGYTFDDDLDDEIGL; the protein is encoded by the coding sequence ATGCCGATTCTGAAGCAGTCCCCCATCTCCCAGTCGAAGAAGAGGTCCCGCATCGGGCGGGACATGATCAGCGCCCCGCTGGGGGATTTCCGGCACACCATGCACGTCGGCCGGGGCGGGGACGTCTTCGGGGACACCTCCTTTCTCAGCAACCACGGGGGCCCCAAGGCCAAcgggctgccccccgccaccgagGCCCTAGCGCCGGCCCAGTCCCCCAGCCGCCTCTCGGGGTCCTCCAGCAGCCCGGCTGATTTGGGGGGCGGCCCCGGCGCCCTGGATTTGCCCCccgctggctgggagggggaactACAACACGCCGAGTCCCTGTTCTCCTTCGAGTTGGATCTGGGGCCGTCCATTCTGGATGAGGTGTTGGGGGTCATGGACAAGGGCGGGGAGCAGCCCTGGAGCGAGGACGTCAGGGCGGAGAGGCCGGtggggggacaggggctgggcCACGGGGCGGCTtcccaggcaggggaggaggaagaggaggaagaagaagaggaggaggaggaggaggaggaaggcaccGGGCATGGATACACATTTGACGATGATCTGGATGACGAGATTGGGCTATAG
- the LENG9 gene encoding leukocyte receptor cluster member 9 isoform X1, with amino-acid sequence MAGWGAFPSRGAPSQPQGGDWQVRRLDSGDAMEGRGPSAGGDFSAPPADPAGGAPDPGSDGPGVTEPAPTLNHPCSFFLAGSCRFGARCRNPHPGAPPAAPQPPHEPPSKKSLERPSKKPPMKTAGDVVSRILWDRQLPPGEFTVGHLDRFSGVREDAFTAFCWEDLASVGPEVLAIPQHRIQYFKYRGRVVWDKASRLDDVFGSTGGGRTILEVMEEEAGRQEAVGMGDGGAGVPEEAVAPENEEEEDVAEPGAQSCPPAPPRPTHFVAARITSPELRDSVARLQEALSQADPTVAEFCTPLTTLHLTLCLLRLDGAAEMQAAVTALRELQAEHRRLLPPAPLLRFRGLGTFWGRVLYAAPVPGPELAGLAHALEQGFVCKGLTVVPLPAHDCFHLTVAKIPAGGEPRLNLPPEPPGEELGTQAVESLCLCQVGGGRRTDGFYSTLVELDLY; translated from the exons atggctggctggggggctTTCCCCTCCcggggggctcccagccagcctCAGGGAGGGGACTGGCAGGTTCGGAG ACTGGACTCTGGTGACGCAATGGAGGGACGGGGCCCGTCCGCTGGGGGAGATTTTTCTGCCCCCCCAGCCGACCCTGCAGGGGGAGCCCCGGACCCGGGCTCTGATGGGCCGGGGGTGACAGAGCCAGCCCCCACGCTCAACCACCCCTGCAGCTTCTTCTTGGCGGGCAGTTGCCGCTTCGGCGCCCGCTGCCGGAACCCCCACCCCGGCGCCCCGCCCGCCGCCCCCCAGCCGCCCCACGAACCCCCCAGCAAGAAGTCCCTTGAGCGCCCCAGCAAGAAGCCCCCCATGAAGACAGCAGGGGACGTCGTCTCCCGCATCCTCTGGGACCGCCAGCTGCCGCCCGGCGAGTTCACCGTGGGCCACCTGGACCGCTTCTCCGGCGTGCGGGAAGACGCCTTCACGGCCTTCTGCTGGGAGGATTTGGCGTCGGTCGGGCCGGAGGTGCTGGCCATACCCCAGCACAGGATCCAGTACTTCAAATATCGCGGCCGCGTGGTGTGGGACAAAGCCAGCCGGCTGGACGACGTCTTCGGCTCCACCGGGGGCGGCCGGACCATCCTGGAGGTGATGGAGGAAGAGGCCGGGCGCCAAGAGGCCGTAGGAATGGGGGACGGCGGAGCCGGGGTGCCGGAGGAGGCTGTAGCTCCGGAGaacgaagaggaggaggatgtggctgagccaggagctcagagctgccccccagcacccccccgccccacccactTTGTGGCCGCGCGCATCACCAGCCCGGAGCTGCGGGATTCGGTGGCCCGGCTCCAGGAGGCCCTGAGCCAGGCCGACCCCACCGTGGCCGAGTTCTGCACCCCACTGACCACCCTCCACCtcaccctctgcctcctccggctGGATGGCGCTGCCGAGATGCAGGCGGCCGTCACCGCCCTGCGGGAGCTGCAGGCCGAGCACCGgcgcctcctgccccccgccccgctcctgcGCTTCCGGGGCCTGGGCACCTTCTGGGGCCGGGTGCTGTACGCCGCCCCCGTGCCTGGCCCGGAGCTGGCGGGGCTGGCCCACGCCCTGGAGCAGGGCTTTGTCTGCAAGGGGCTGACGGTCGTCCCGCTCCCGGCCCACGATTGTTTCCATCTCACTGTGGCCAAGATCCCGGCGGGCGGGGAGCCGAGGCTGAACCTGCCCCCGGAGCCTCCCGGGGAGGAGCTGGGGACCCAGGCGGTGGAATCGCTGTGTCTGTGCCAGGTGGGTGGGGGCAGACGGACCGATGGGTTTTACAGCACCCTCGTGGAGCTGGATCTGTATTGA
- the LENG9 gene encoding leukocyte receptor cluster member 9 isoform X2, with product MEGRGPSAGGDFSAPPADPAGGAPDPGSDGPGVTEPAPTLNHPCSFFLAGSCRFGARCRNPHPGAPPAAPQPPHEPPSKKSLERPSKKPPMKTAGDVVSRILWDRQLPPGEFTVGHLDRFSGVREDAFTAFCWEDLASVGPEVLAIPQHRIQYFKYRGRVVWDKASRLDDVFGSTGGGRTILEVMEEEAGRQEAVGMGDGGAGVPEEAVAPENEEEEDVAEPGAQSCPPAPPRPTHFVAARITSPELRDSVARLQEALSQADPTVAEFCTPLTTLHLTLCLLRLDGAAEMQAAVTALRELQAEHRRLLPPAPLLRFRGLGTFWGRVLYAAPVPGPELAGLAHALEQGFVCKGLTVVPLPAHDCFHLTVAKIPAGGEPRLNLPPEPPGEELGTQAVESLCLCQVGGGRRTDGFYSTLVELDLY from the coding sequence ATGGAGGGACGGGGCCCGTCCGCTGGGGGAGATTTTTCTGCCCCCCCAGCCGACCCTGCAGGGGGAGCCCCGGACCCGGGCTCTGATGGGCCGGGGGTGACAGAGCCAGCCCCCACGCTCAACCACCCCTGCAGCTTCTTCTTGGCGGGCAGTTGCCGCTTCGGCGCCCGCTGCCGGAACCCCCACCCCGGCGCCCCGCCCGCCGCCCCCCAGCCGCCCCACGAACCCCCCAGCAAGAAGTCCCTTGAGCGCCCCAGCAAGAAGCCCCCCATGAAGACAGCAGGGGACGTCGTCTCCCGCATCCTCTGGGACCGCCAGCTGCCGCCCGGCGAGTTCACCGTGGGCCACCTGGACCGCTTCTCCGGCGTGCGGGAAGACGCCTTCACGGCCTTCTGCTGGGAGGATTTGGCGTCGGTCGGGCCGGAGGTGCTGGCCATACCCCAGCACAGGATCCAGTACTTCAAATATCGCGGCCGCGTGGTGTGGGACAAAGCCAGCCGGCTGGACGACGTCTTCGGCTCCACCGGGGGCGGCCGGACCATCCTGGAGGTGATGGAGGAAGAGGCCGGGCGCCAAGAGGCCGTAGGAATGGGGGACGGCGGAGCCGGGGTGCCGGAGGAGGCTGTAGCTCCGGAGaacgaagaggaggaggatgtggctgagccaggagctcagagctgccccccagcacccccccgccccacccactTTGTGGCCGCGCGCATCACCAGCCCGGAGCTGCGGGATTCGGTGGCCCGGCTCCAGGAGGCCCTGAGCCAGGCCGACCCCACCGTGGCCGAGTTCTGCACCCCACTGACCACCCTCCACCtcaccctctgcctcctccggctGGATGGCGCTGCCGAGATGCAGGCGGCCGTCACCGCCCTGCGGGAGCTGCAGGCCGAGCACCGgcgcctcctgccccccgccccgctcctgcGCTTCCGGGGCCTGGGCACCTTCTGGGGCCGGGTGCTGTACGCCGCCCCCGTGCCTGGCCCGGAGCTGGCGGGGCTGGCCCACGCCCTGGAGCAGGGCTTTGTCTGCAAGGGGCTGACGGTCGTCCCGCTCCCGGCCCACGATTGTTTCCATCTCACTGTGGCCAAGATCCCGGCGGGCGGGGAGCCGAGGCTGAACCTGCCCCCGGAGCCTCCCGGGGAGGAGCTGGGGACCCAGGCGGTGGAATCGCTGTGTCTGTGCCAGGTGGGTGGGGGCAGACGGACCGATGGGTTTTACAGCACCCTCGTGGAGCTGGATCTGTATTGA